One genomic segment of Paraburkholderia caffeinilytica includes these proteins:
- a CDS encoding helix-turn-helix transcriptional regulator, which translates to MGKIAVTLQQALAQRAREGTRGSTSARPLAQEGGWDVADILCTFGPRDQPFEERHAGVCIAMVVAGSFGYRSATGRALLTPGALLLGNTGDCFECGHRHAAGDRCLAFRYAPAYFERLAADAGIASGDLNFRRARIPSLPVLSPLIARACAGALDAGGAVWGELAVELAVSTLKAAGALTRAEPPASAAAWSRVAQTVRLIDDTPGAPHTLTSLAAAAGLSEFYFLRTFQRVTGVTPHQYVLRARLRAAALRLREDSAKIVDIALDCGFNDLSNFNHAFRAEFASSPRGWRARGRARRA; encoded by the coding sequence TTGGGGAAAATTGCCGTCACTTTGCAGCAGGCGCTCGCGCAGCGCGCACGGGAAGGCACGCGCGGCAGCACAAGCGCGCGTCCGCTGGCCCAGGAGGGGGGCTGGGACGTCGCGGACATCCTCTGCACCTTCGGCCCGCGCGACCAGCCGTTCGAAGAGCGCCACGCGGGTGTGTGCATCGCGATGGTGGTCGCCGGTTCGTTCGGCTACCGGAGCGCGACGGGACGTGCGTTGCTCACCCCCGGCGCGCTGCTGCTCGGCAACACGGGTGACTGTTTCGAATGTGGCCATCGGCATGCGGCGGGCGATCGCTGCCTTGCCTTCCGCTATGCGCCGGCTTACTTCGAGCGGCTCGCCGCGGACGCAGGCATCGCGAGCGGCGATCTGAACTTCAGGCGCGCGCGCATTCCGTCGTTACCGGTGTTGTCGCCGCTGATCGCGCGGGCCTGTGCCGGCGCCCTGGACGCGGGCGGCGCGGTGTGGGGCGAACTCGCGGTCGAACTGGCGGTCTCGACGCTCAAGGCGGCGGGCGCGTTGACGCGTGCGGAACCGCCCGCAAGCGCCGCGGCCTGGTCGCGCGTCGCACAGACGGTGCGCCTGATCGACGACACGCCAGGCGCGCCGCATACGCTCACGAGCCTCGCGGCCGCGGCGGGCCTGAGCGAGTTCTACTTTCTGCGCACGTTCCAGCGCGTGACAGGCGTGACGCCGCATCAATACGTGTTGCGGGCACGCTTGCGAGCGGCGGCGCTGCGTCTTCGCGAGGACAGCGCGAAGATCGTCGATATCGCGCTCGATTGCGGCTTCAACGATCTGTCGAATTTCAATCACGCGTTTCGCGCGGAGTTTGCGTCGAGTCCGCGTGGGTGGCGCGCGAGGGGCAGGGCGCGTCGCGCATGA
- a CDS encoding DUF3857 domain-containing transglutaminase family protein — protein sequence MFMKLAVTWALVVCAVVAQAEGRAASAPSASNAASEPNAANTTNASRGSSPSSAAGASDTPNDDRSPSTMERDVHLFVIQKDGSVEEQDDTVLRANTTSGVDDIAQRYVWFNKDIEQLQLLAAETIDPNGVAHPVGPEAIRDVQEPRSAGAPSFEDGVLRTVIFPGVEPGSRLHLAFRKTRTKPLQAGTFAYLVEPTREPVEMQRLIFDLPADVPLYADARGYVALPPVTANGRTRYTFDYQHGTYAPLEAGAVGYANWGDRLMVSTVPDFASFAARYRGPAADATMSDPAIVQLAQSLTGEASGSRAKAQILYDWMRLNIRYVALFLGETAAIPHKAIDILHNRYGDCKDHVALYSALLAAVGIHRAAVLLNLGPYYSLPDVPGYGESAINHAIIWIPDLSLFADTTAGGMSFGYLPPSVMDRPVLLVDEGVLARTPATQLRERAARLQIDVDESGAANYAYRVEDAGYTAELERNMFRRATRQRTQQIAANRLLLTGLHGTAQLHPGDLTSTDGPFSTSMQGRVAHFVWTDGTTAVPALTSLSGGMAGQVQGWLAEPARTQPWACIGGEFDETLEMTLPRFARVTDVPPDATVKDRFFEFSSRYVFDPAARLLQVRRRLRAAFGHQMCSADEFAGVKDDLVRIERDLDAELVVKVVK from the coding sequence ATGTTCATGAAGCTGGCCGTCACGTGGGCGCTGGTCGTGTGCGCAGTCGTCGCGCAGGCTGAGGGGCGGGCCGCGAGCGCTCCGAGTGCTTCCAACGCTGCCAGCGAACCTAACGCCGCCAATACCACCAACGCCTCTCGCGGTTCCAGCCCCTCGAGCGCAGCCGGCGCCTCCGATACCCCCAACGACGACCGCTCCCCCTCGACGATGGAGCGCGACGTCCACCTCTTCGTGATCCAGAAAGACGGCTCCGTCGAAGAGCAGGACGACACGGTCCTGCGGGCCAACACGACGAGCGGCGTCGACGATATCGCACAACGTTACGTGTGGTTCAACAAAGACATCGAGCAACTGCAATTGCTGGCGGCGGAAACGATCGACCCGAACGGCGTTGCGCATCCGGTCGGCCCCGAGGCGATTCGCGACGTGCAGGAACCCCGCTCGGCGGGCGCACCGAGTTTCGAAGACGGGGTGTTGCGCACGGTGATCTTTCCGGGTGTCGAACCTGGCTCGCGCTTGCATCTGGCGTTTCGCAAGACACGCACGAAGCCCCTGCAGGCCGGCACGTTCGCGTATCTGGTCGAACCGACGCGCGAGCCTGTCGAGATGCAGCGCCTGATCTTCGACCTGCCCGCCGACGTGCCGCTTTATGCCGATGCGCGCGGCTACGTCGCGCTGCCGCCGGTCACGGCAAACGGCCGCACCCGCTACACATTCGATTACCAGCACGGCACATATGCACCGCTCGAAGCGGGCGCGGTGGGCTATGCGAACTGGGGTGACCGGCTGATGGTATCGACGGTGCCGGACTTCGCGAGTTTCGCCGCGCGTTATCGCGGTCCTGCCGCCGACGCGACGATGAGCGACCCGGCGATCGTTCAACTCGCGCAGAGCCTGACAGGCGAGGCGAGCGGCTCGCGTGCGAAGGCGCAGATCCTGTACGACTGGATGCGCCTGAACATTCGCTACGTTGCACTGTTTCTCGGCGAGACGGCGGCGATCCCGCATAAGGCGATCGACATCCTGCACAACCGCTATGGCGACTGCAAGGATCACGTCGCGTTGTACAGCGCGCTTCTCGCCGCGGTCGGCATCCACCGCGCGGCCGTGCTGCTCAATCTCGGGCCGTACTACAGTTTGCCGGACGTGCCCGGCTACGGCGAAAGCGCGATCAATCATGCAATCATCTGGATTCCTGATCTATCGCTATTTGCCGACACCACGGCAGGCGGCATGAGTTTTGGCTATTTGCCGCCGAGCGTGATGGACCGGCCCGTCTTGCTGGTCGACGAGGGCGTGCTGGCCCGCACGCCGGCCACCCAGTTGCGCGAGCGCGCGGCGCGCCTGCAGATCGACGTCGACGAGAGCGGGGCGGCGAACTACGCCTATCGCGTGGAAGACGCCGGCTATACCGCCGAGCTCGAACGCAACATGTTTCGACGGGCAACGCGGCAGCGCACGCAACAGATCGCGGCGAATCGCCTGTTGCTGACGGGCCTGCATGGCACAGCGCAGCTGCACCCGGGCGATCTGACGTCGACCGACGGACCTTTTTCCACGTCGATGCAGGGACGGGTGGCGCACTTCGTCTGGACCGACGGTACGACCGCCGTGCCGGCCCTGACGAGCTTGTCCGGCGGAATGGCCGGGCAGGTGCAGGGGTGGCTTGCGGAGCCCGCCAGAACGCAGCCGTGGGCCTGCATCGGCGGGGAATTCGACGAAACGCTGGAAATGACGCTGCCGCGATTTGCCCGCGTGACGGATGTGCCGCCGGATGCCACGGTGAAGGATCGCTTTTTCGAGTTTTCTTCTCGCTACGTGTTCGATCCCGCCGCGCGGCTCTTGCAGGTCAGGCGACGCCTGCGAGCCGCGTTTGGCCATCAGATGTGCTCGGCCGACGAATTCGCCGGCGTGAAGGACGATCTCGTCCGGATCGAGCGCGATCTCGATGCCGAGCTGGTGGTGAAGGTGGTCAAATAG